ATCGAAGAAGGAAGCCTCAAAACGAAAATCATCGCCCTCTGCGAAAAGGCGCAGATTCAGGTCGAGAACGTATATGTAATCAATGAAAGTAAATATTCGGTTCATACGAACGCGTATTTTACCGGTTGGGGAGAAAACAGAAAGATCTTTCTTTACGATACACTGATTCAAAATCACACCGAAGAAGAAATCATCAGCGTTTTGGGTCATGAGATCGGACATTGGACGCACAATCATCAGATCAAAGACATCGCCATCAGCACCGTCGAAACCTTATTTTTATGTTTTCTTTTGGCCTACCTTTTTAAGAAATTCAAAGAGGAAGGTTCCGTTTCTTTGAGACAATTCTATTCCCCATCGACGCTTCCGTTTCTGTTTTTGCTTCTTTCTCTTTTCGGATCGCTTACGAGACCGGTTTGGAGTACATTCAGTAGAACGCAGGAAACAGAGGCTGACATAGAAGCGCTCGTATTAACGAAGGACAAGAAGTCGTTTATCAATACGGAGATCAAGTTAGCCAAAGACAACCAGGGAAGGCTCAATCCACATCCGGCGGAAGTTTTCTTTTACCACTCGCATCCAACGACCTTGGAAAGAATCCATTTGGCGGAGGAATGGAAAAACTAACCGTTACTTACGGATTTGTCTTTCGTTTGAAAGACGCTTGTTACCGAGAATTCATATAAACTTCTTTTTTATGGTTTCCAATTTCTGATTTTTTATGGAAACATAATACCGCAGAAGGAAAGCCGCATTCTCTTATGCGAAGGGTAACAAAATGATTACGATCGACTCCGAAAGTCTCGAACTCAAGACAAAGACCCTGGGGATGCGAATTTTCCAGGAAGACGAAAGCCAATCCTCTCGTTATCTTTCCAAACATTTCTGGATAAAAAAATTTCTCGGACTCTCTTTTCGTTTTCCAAAACTGAAGATCGAAATGTTCCGTTTTGTGGACGTTCTCCCTTCTTTACGCACAAAAAAAGAGATCACGGAACACTTCGTCTTATACATATTAAACGAAAATACGGAGACGCAAAACTGGATACGGTCTTTGTTGCGTTTTTTTCTTCGTATCCCTCCGATTCCTTTTTTTTTCGGAATCGGAATTCAAGCCGCGATTCTGAAAACATCGGGAACCTTTATCGCGGGTAAAAATTTTCAAAAAGCCGAAAAACGACTCCGAACCATAAGAAAGAAGAATTCAGTTTTTACGCTCGACGTTTTGGGAGAAGCCGCACTTTCGGAAAAAGAAGCGGACGGATATCAAAAACAATATCTTGAAATTCTCGAAAGCGTGGATTCCTTCGCTGGAGCGGAAACTACCGGGTATGGAGTTTGCCCTTTCGTAAACGTATCCATCAAATGTTCGAGTTTGTTTTCTCAAATCTCATCGTTGGCAAAGGAAGAGTCCGTCGCGATTCTCAAGGAAAAGCTTCGTCCCATTCTACGACTCGCGAAAAGAAAACAGTATTTCGTAAATCTCGACGCGGAACAGTACGATTATAAAGAAATTCTAATCACTCTCGCGAAAGAAATTTTTTCAGAACCGGAATTCGAAGACTACCCGCACTTTGGAATCGTGATCCAAGCATATCTAAAGGAATCAAAAGAGGATCTCATTCGTATTTTAGAATATTCTAAAAATAGAAAAGCACCTTTGACGGTTCGACTCGTAAAAGGCGCATATTGGGAATACGAGGTGATCAAGGCAAAAGAAAAAGGCTGGGATGTCCCGGTTTTCGAAAATAAAAACGAAACGGATTTCAACTACGAAGAATGCGCGAAAATTCTTCTGGATTCCCATCCTATTATTCTTTCCGCGTTCGCTTCGCATAACATTCGAAGTCTATCCGCGATTCTTACGTATGCCGAGAGCAGAGGTATTCCAAAGAGGGATTTCGAAATTCAGATGTTATACGGGATGGGGGATTCTTACAAAGTCGTATTAAAAAAAATGGGATATCGAATCCGCGAATACACTCCGTTAGGCGATATTCTTCCCGGAATGGCTTATTTGGTAAGACGACTTCTGGAAAACACTTCCAATCAGGGCTTTCTCCAGAACTTTCTCTCTGGAAGAATGGATTACTCGCACCTTTTAAAAAATCCCAAGGAATCGATTATCGATGCAAAACTTTTATAACGAGCCGATCCGAAATTTTTCCAAAGAAGAAAACCGAAGTTGGATTTTTCCTACGATTCAAAAAATACGGAGCGGTTTTCCGATTTTTGTACCCGCAATCGTGAACGGCGTAGAGATTCGAAATCTTGCCAAACAAAAACACACGAATCCCGCTAAAAAAAAAGAAATCACGACGGAATATTCTCTGAGCGATCTTTCGACTTTGGAAAACGCGATTCGGATTTCTAAAAAACATTTTTATCGTTGGAGCGAACTCGATCCTAAAGAAAGAATTTCGATTCTTTGGAATGTGGGAACGATGATCCTGGAAAAAAGGGATGAACTCAGCGCATTGATTCTATTAGAAACGGGAAAAACGATTCCCGAGGCCGAAGCGGACATCGTCGAGGCGATCGACTTTTGTAGATATTATGCGAAAGAATACGAAGGAATTTGCAAAGGCAAAAGAGTCGATCTTCCCGGAGAAGAAAACTTCTACACTTATAAACCGAAAGGAATCGTCGGAGTCATCGCACCTTGGAATTTCCCGGCGGCGATCCTAACCGGAATGTGCGCGGGACCTTTGGTCTGTGGAAACGCGGTTCTCTTAAAACCCGCAGAACAATCCTCCGCAACGGCACTTTTTCTATATCGCCTCTTCTTAAAAGCGGGAGTTCCAAACGAAGTATTTCATTTTCTACCGGGAAAAGGAGAAGAGATCGGCGCCGCGATCGTAAAACATCCGGAAGTTGCCGTGATCAACTTCACCGGATCAAGAGAAGTCGGTGTGTCCATCCTAGAGGAATGCGCTCAAATCAGATCCGAATCGAGAAGAATCAAACGCGCGTTATGTGAGATGGGCGGAAAAAATCCGATCATCGTGGACGGTGACGCGGATTTAGATCTCGCCGTGGAAGGCGCGCTTCATTCTGCGTTCGGTTTTCAAGGGCAAAAGTGTAGCGCTCTTTCCAGATTGATTCTATTAGATTCTTGTTATGAAACATTCAAAACAAGATTTCTGGAGGCGGTCTCTTCCTTAAAGATCGATTCTCCCGAAATCCTTTCCGCGAAGATCGGGCCGGTGATCACCGAAGAATCGAGGCAAAGGTTGGAAACGATTCTTACAAAACACAAAGATAAGATTCTCTTTCAGGCGGATCTTTCGGAAGACTTAAAGTCAATGGGTCATTACGTCCCGCCTACCGTATTCGAAGAAAAGGATTGGAATAGCGAACTTGCAACGAAAGAATTCTTTGGACCTTTGGTGGCCCTCTTTCGTGTAAAAACATTCGACGAAGCGATAGAAAAGGCGAACGATTCGGAGTACGCGCTTACCGCCGGTGTTTATTCTCGAAATCCGGAACATATCGAAAAAGCAAAACGAAGGATCGAAGCGGGAAACCTTTATATCAACCGCGCGATCACAGGCGCGGTCGTCGAAAGACAACCGTTCGGCGGTTATAAACTTTCCGGTGTAGGAGCAAAAGCGGGAGGTCCTGATTATCTCAAGAGTTTTTTAGAGCCGATCACGATCACCGAAAACACGATGCGAAGAGGATTTACGGCGGAACTGATTCAATAAGCAAGAGAAGGATTCGGTCGATAATCGACGAAAAAAAACGGGATGTGGTCATCCAAATTCTTTTCGTTCGTTAAACTCGTCTAGATCGAACATCGAACGATACAAAAAAAGCCCCGTGCAATGACTCACGTTCTTCGGAAAAAAATTTCGAATCTGGATTCTCCCTATCCTCTTCCCGTTTTATCGGTTGCTTCGATCAGTCCGGCTTTTTTGCGACCGCGATATAAGCTTCTGAGGAAAGGGAAACCGGAATGTTCTTGAGCCGAGAATTGAGATGATCCAACATGATTTTTCTTTTTTCGTTCCAGACGGATTCGGTCATTTTACTTTTCATCCACCGAAGAGGAGCTCCACCGTCGATCATGGAATCGAGGAATTCTTCTCCGTCCGTTACTTCGATCGAATTGGAAAAAGGAAGAATTTCGATTTCTTGAAAGCCGGCCGTGTTCAATTGCTCTCGAAAGAATTCCGGATTTTCAAAACTGGAAGGATTGGTCTGTGGTTCCGGAATTTCAGGATTCGCCTTACGAAGCGCGCCAAATAAAAATTGCATCAAAGGAGAATGGTTCACGGGTGCCCAACCGGAAACCGCGACCTTCTTTCCGGGTTTAAGAACTCGATACATTTCTTTGAGACCTAAGAGTTTGTCCGGAAAAAACATCAGACCGAACATGGAAAACGCTCCGTCAAAATGATTTTGCGGGAACTCCAATTTCTGACCATCCATGACAAGAGGAATCACATTCGAAACGTTTTCTTCTTTCATTCCTTTTTTGAGTTGTTCGATCATCGGTTCCGAAAAATCGATCGCATACACTTCTTTAACGATTTTGGAAAGAGGAATGGCGAGTGTTCCAGGGCCAGTGGCCACATCCAAAACGACGTCCTCGGAATTGAATCCGAGCAATTCCATCGCCTTACGCGAATAAGCTTCTAAGAATTGTTTGGTGGATTTTGTATATCCTTCTGCGACTAAGGACCAAGGTTCAACGGAGGAAAGAGGATTAGACATGATTCATACTCTATGCCTTGTGCGCAAAATATTACCAGCAAATTCTAAGATCCCTGTATCGATTTCCTCGTAATTCGGATTTATAGGAACTAACGCCGAAAACAATCAAGTCCATAAATTATTTCTAAGCCGGAACAAAAACGAAAAAAAATCCGGGCCGGATCGGCTCTCGGTTCCTTTTCGAATTTCTAAAATAAACAGAGTGAAACGAATTCGAAACGGAAGAATTTTGTCCTCCGGATTTCGATGAGAGGGCAACGTTTCGAGAAAGAAAGGATTCTTCCGAAATTCTATCTCGGACGGACTGGAAGTCCGATTGCAAGTTTTTTTCAGCGGATCCGCTTTGTCGAAACAACGGAAGAATCCGACTTCCAAGAGAATTTCATTTTGTATCCCGTTCTATGCGGGAACTCCTCAAAAAAAACTTTCTATTCGGTAGGAATCGCGTGCAACTCGAACGCGTTCAACAGTTCTTCCGAATACTTCCAAGGCCTATTTTTGTTAAAATCGAAAAGAATGCAGGTGGAAAGAGAATCGCAGGCGATCTTCCTGTCGGACTTCCGGATGAGCTTTTGAAAAATCTTACAACGAGAACCCGCAAGTTCCCCAAAAAATGTGGTCACGAGAATCGTTTCCGGATAACGGATCTCCGCCTTGTAGTCGGTTTCCGAACGGAGAATCATCGGACCGATGTTCGCTTCCTTCATTTTCGAATAACTCAAGCCCGCTTCTTCAAGAGCGACCATTCTCCCTTCGTGTAAGAAAACCTGAAAATTTCCAACATTGAGATGTCCGTTTGGATCGCACTGGCTCCAAAGCACCGGAATTTCATACTGAAATTCCTTCGATATCATACTCATATTTCACTCCATTTATCACTGAATATTCATAAAACAGAATGAAAGGTTTTTTGTTTCTATGAAAATTATAGTTTGATGTAAAATTAATAATTTGATGAGAAAACTTTTTAAACCGGTAGACAGGCTTCTTTTCTGGGGTTATCCTTTGTCCTTCTTCTCCTTCGATCCATTTTTCTATTTTTTTCCGAGGAAGTGATTGACAATTCCTGCCTTGAGGGATAATTTAACCGAAAGGTTAATTAACCATATGGTTCAACAAGACGCTACAGAAGATCATCTCAGCCTTACGTTTGCCGCTCTGGCGGACCCGACTCGGCGAAAGATTTTGGCCACCCTTCGATACGGTGACGTAACCGTGAAGCAACTTGCGGAACCCTTTGCCATGAGTCTTCCCGCGATCACCAAACATCTCAAGGTGCTGGAAAGAGCCGGACTGATTTCCCGAGGCAAGGAGGCACAATGGAGACCTTCTCGTTTAGAAACAGGGCCCTTAAAAGAAGTGGCTGATTGGATCGACGAA
This Leptospira stimsonii DNA region includes the following protein-coding sequences:
- a CDS encoding M48 family metallopeptidase → MQLKTILLLFYILQILFTLTMKYLSYEGNNSPQLHEEILKYFTETDIQKGIEYARSGFFASVLSDLLDFVVAGIFVFSPLSVRLESYLEKRSGNRFYLTVLFFFLIFSAVQFLISIPFQYYFGFVLEHQFGFSKMTFLDWVVYTGKSLGIAALGGSVAVIGIAFILKKFQKIWMYLVPMVSLIFGLLLSILFPIIITPLFYEYKPIEEGSLKTKIIALCEKAQIQVENVYVINESKYSVHTNAYFTGWGENRKIFLYDTLIQNHTEEEIISVLGHEIGHWTHNHQIKDIAISTVETLFLCFLLAYLFKKFKEEGSVSLRQFYSPSTLPFLFLLLSLFGSLTRPVWSTFSRTQETEADIEALVLTKDKKSFINTEIKLAKDNQGRLNPHPAEVFFYHSHPTTLERIHLAEEWKN
- a CDS encoding proline dehydrogenase family protein, which codes for MITIDSESLELKTKTLGMRIFQEDESQSSRYLSKHFWIKKFLGLSFRFPKLKIEMFRFVDVLPSLRTKKEITEHFVLYILNENTETQNWIRSLLRFFLRIPPIPFFFGIGIQAAILKTSGTFIAGKNFQKAEKRLRTIRKKNSVFTLDVLGEAALSEKEADGYQKQYLEILESVDSFAGAETTGYGVCPFVNVSIKCSSLFSQISSLAKEESVAILKEKLRPILRLAKRKQYFVNLDAEQYDYKEILITLAKEIFSEPEFEDYPHFGIVIQAYLKESKEDLIRILEYSKNRKAPLTVRLVKGAYWEYEVIKAKEKGWDVPVFENKNETDFNYEECAKILLDSHPIILSAFASHNIRSLSAILTYAESRGIPKRDFEIQMLYGMGDSYKVVLKKMGYRIREYTPLGDILPGMAYLVRRLLENTSNQGFLQNFLSGRMDYSHLLKNPKESIIDAKLL
- a CDS encoding aldehyde dehydrogenase family protein; amino-acid sequence: MQNFYNEPIRNFSKEENRSWIFPTIQKIRSGFPIFVPAIVNGVEIRNLAKQKHTNPAKKKEITTEYSLSDLSTLENAIRISKKHFYRWSELDPKERISILWNVGTMILEKRDELSALILLETGKTIPEAEADIVEAIDFCRYYAKEYEGICKGKRVDLPGEENFYTYKPKGIVGVIAPWNFPAAILTGMCAGPLVCGNAVLLKPAEQSSATALFLYRLFLKAGVPNEVFHFLPGKGEEIGAAIVKHPEVAVINFTGSREVGVSILEECAQIRSESRRIKRALCEMGGKNPIIVDGDADLDLAVEGALHSAFGFQGQKCSALSRLILLDSCYETFKTRFLEAVSSLKIDSPEILSAKIGPVITEESRQRLETILTKHKDKILFQADLSEDLKSMGHYVPPTVFEEKDWNSELATKEFFGPLVALFRVKTFDEAIEKANDSEYALTAGVYSRNPEHIEKAKRRIEAGNLYINRAITGAVVERQPFGGYKLSGVGAKAGGPDYLKSFLEPITITENTMRRGFTAELIQ
- a CDS encoding class I SAM-dependent methyltransferase encodes the protein MSNPLSSVEPWSLVAEGYTKSTKQFLEAYSRKAMELLGFNSEDVVLDVATGPGTLAIPLSKIVKEVYAIDFSEPMIEQLKKGMKEENVSNVIPLVMDGQKLEFPQNHFDGAFSMFGLMFFPDKLLGLKEMYRVLKPGKKVAVSGWAPVNHSPLMQFLFGALRKANPEIPEPQTNPSSFENPEFFREQLNTAGFQEIEILPFSNSIEVTDGEEFLDSMIDGGAPLRWMKSKMTESVWNEKRKIMLDHLNSRLKNIPVSLSSEAYIAVAKKPD
- a CDS encoding acyl-CoA thioesterase, with protein sequence MSMISKEFQYEIPVLWSQCDPNGHLNVGNFQVFLHEGRMVALEEAGLSYSKMKEANIGPMILRSETDYKAEIRYPETILVTTFFGELAGSRCKIFQKLIRKSDRKIACDSLSTCILFDFNKNRPWKYSEELLNAFELHAIPTE
- a CDS encoding ArsR/SmtB family transcription factor — its product is MVQQDATEDHLSLTFAALADPTRRKILATLRYGDVTVKQLAEPFAMSLPAITKHLKVLERAGLISRGKEAQWRPSRLETGPLKEVADWIDEYRQIWEARLDRLDDYLRELQQIEANEQTNQRKFDNEQG